The genomic DNA GGTCGTCTAGCATGGGGAAGATGAGGACTTGCTTGGCGACTGGTGGGGAGAGATTCTGATCGCGTGCAAGAAGGCAGGTTCCGGCTGTTGTTCACGCGAAATGTCAATGTTCTGCCGCAGTCAGGCAGAGATATAGAGTGAACCGGACTCACCAGCAAGACCACCGCCCGCACTCTCTCCGATCACCACAATCTTGCTAGCATCTATACCGAGCTTCTCGGCATTCTGGCTCACCCACTGCAGTCCCGCCCAACAGTCATACACAGGAGTAGGATGAGGATTCTCCGGCGCCAATCTGTAACCCACCGCGAAGATCGGAACTCCCCATTCTTCGCACTTCTTCGCCGTACCCTTCTCGAATAAATCAACTGACCCAAGGATCATCCCACCTCCATGAATATGAAAGATCGCTCTGCCACCTTTCGGAGTACCTTCTTTGCGGAACTCAGAAATGGTGAGGACTGTGCCGTCAAAAGACTTGATCGTGTGGTTTGTTCTCTTAACCGAGGGAATATCTGGTAGAGCGGCGCTCATTTGTTTAAACATGGCGTGGATTGTATCTCGACGGTTTTGAACGTCGCCGGGTGGAAGCTGTGGATTTTGCGTCAGAGAATGGATGTCTCTACCCTTGTGAGTCGTTCTAGTGACACACCTTCGGCATCGCTGCCATGACCTCAGCGAGAGGGGCTACGGCAGCGGCATACTCTGGATCGAATTGTAAAGCCATGTTGTCTGGGGGGAACTAGAGACTGTTACTCTGAGATGCAAAATCGAAGACTTAGATTTGTATGACTGGTTTGAGTGAGAGCTCGGGCAATCGGAAATACGAGCTGAGCTGTGATGTCGTCCTCCCGACCTGCATATATAGGATTGTGCTGCGGACCGCTAGACTCGGTTTCGTACGCAGGGCGCCACATTGCCTTTCAGCTTGCGGAGCTCATAGCCTAGGTTAGATGCACAACTCGGCTTGATTTTTATGCTGTGCAGCTTTAATCTAACGGATTTGCTGCTCTCTTGTGATACGCACAAGGCGAGCCGGCTGAAATTTCCGTTAATGTATTTGGGCATATCGAAATCGTACGGCTGTGAGGACATGGCTTTCAGAGGTGGGGTGGGGATCAGATACGGTGCAGCTGTGAAGGATCTTGCCCGTGATCAAGATAGGGCCCGAAAGGATTTAACATTGATGAGCTTTGTATCAATACTCCCACTTCCTGCCGCATCCACGATACGACGCTTACTCACCTTTACCTCTCGGAACCCAGTTCATCCAAGtagacttcctct from Cercospora beticola chromosome 3, complete sequence includes the following:
- a CDS encoding uncharacterized protein (antiSMASH:Cluster_10~SMCOG1066:alpha/beta hydrolase domain-containing protein~MEROPS:MER0043146) — encoded protein: MALQFDPEYAAAVAPLAEVMAAMPKLPPGDVQNRRDTIHAMFKQMSAALPDIPSVKRTNHTIKSFDGTVLTISEFRKEGTPKGGRAIFHIHGGGMILGSVDLFEKGTAKKCEEWGVPIFAVGYRLAPENPHPTPVYDCWAGLQWVSQNAEKLGIDASKIVVIGESAGGGLAAGTCLLARDQNLSPPVAKQVLIFPMLDDRNLTPLPNIEELATWKVDDNITGWKALLGDKAGSSDHKAVSEYAAPARAENLAGLPPTYIDCGQLDIFIYEDTKYASRLIEAKVPTEFHVYPGMPHAYMAYAPNATYSKLHEQNVRSAILAA